In Candidatus Vicinibacter proximus, the genomic stretch CACAGGGAGAGGGGGTATATTTTGTTTCATTTTTTACCACAACGGCCACCGTGGAAATTATATGATTTGGGTATCTTACGTTCGCCTGATGGATTGCCGTTCTTTCTGCACAAATTCCACAAGGATAGGAAGCATTTTCCTGATTTGATCCCAATATAATTTCCGAAATATTTTCTAACCTGATTGCTGCGCCGACAAAATAATTTGAGTAGGGGGCGTATGATGTTTCGGTAGCATATAAAGCGGATTCCAGCAACTGAAAATCTTCCTCATTCAACTTGGAGCCATGCGAGACAACTTCAAAATTAATTGTACAATTTTTGATAATCATTTATGATTTTTTTACGACAATTTTTTGAGTGACTGTTTCAGTAGTATGAATCATCTGTATATAGTAAAAACCACTTTTCATTTTTGTGGAAGGTAGTTGGATCAGGTTTTTACCTTGATTAACAGATATAGTAATATTTTCTATTTGGTTAAATGCAGGATCCAGTATTCTAAAGCTGGCGGTCTTAATTATTGGGTTGTTTATGGTAAACTCAACATTTAGATCTCCTGCACCAAGCGGATTCGGATAAAGACTCAATTTGTTTAATGCAGAATAAGAACTGGATAGTGAAGCAATTGGTGATTCGGATTTGAAACCATCATGATGCATACTTGTGATTCTGTAATAAACTTCATTTGGCGAACTATTGGAATCGTTAAATGAATAGTTCTTGTTGGAACTTGATTGACCACTTGCAGATACTGTTCCTATGGAATCAAATTTAATTCCATTTAAACTTTTCAGGACAATGAAGTATTTTGAATTTTTCTCAGAAACTGTAGTCCAGCTTACATTTTGTAAAGATCCTGTTTTTCTGATTTTGAGACTAGTAAATTGAGTTTCTGATTGGGTACCGGAACTTAATTTTTGAGCTCCGAAGCCAACTGCACTTAATTCAATTGTTTCGAATTCTGCACTACTTTCATTTTGTGTAATGGAAGAGAGGATATAAGTGTTTTGAGATAGACTTATGGAATTCTTAAATTCCTTGTATTCATTTTTGGATGTCAAAGCATGGTTGGATTCAGGATTTGGATTTCCAGGTGATTTAATGGTAAAAAGTTTTAATTGCTCTTTTGTATAACCAGGAATAGAGCCTTGCACTTCTTCAAAATCCAGATTATTTAGATAAACTTTAACTCTAACCGGTTGCGAAAGGATTTTGGATGAATAAACCTCCCAATATTTATGGATTGCAAAATGCTCATTTTGTTTGTCGGTATAATCAGCAGTAATTTTAGCTGCTTTTTGGGCCCCGTATTTTTCTGTAGTATGTTCTGAAATTTTTAAAGTTCCATCCAGTATAGAGCCTATATTTTGACCATTTGTTTGAATGGACATAATTAAAACATCATCATTTTCATCAATGGTATTATTATCATAATAGTAGTTTGAATATATTCCATCATTACATTCAAAATTAGCTGTAATGTGTTGATTGGCTTTTAAAACTGATCTTGTCTTAGGTGTATAGGTATTTAGGCAAGCAGATGCTGCAATTTTACTTCTTATCAGATCTCCCGGCTCTTTACCTAATCCAAGGGAAAGGTCTATTCCGGGCTGTCCTGCCAAATAGCAATAACTCATAAGTGTCCCTTTTGTTGGTTTTTGACCAGCCAGGCAAGTTCCTTCTACCTTTGCACAATTGTCAATAGGTTGATTTTTATTGGGTCCCCAGACACAAGCGTGCGTATGTCTTGAGCCTAAAACATGTCCAATTTCATGCGCTGCAGAATACACATCGAAGCTAAAATTAGGGATGCCTGAGTAGCTCCCATTGACATTTACATAGGCATAGGAATAGTTCTTCTGACATAGAGAATTAATGTAAGCTATTCCTCCTAATGCGGCTTTCCCATTTCTGGTTGCTCCGGAAAGACACAATGATATGTTGCCATTATAGGTTTTGTACTTAAGTCTCAAGTGATCCAATTCTTCTGTTGCAGTAGTATGTGGGAAGCCATCCGGTGATGTGTGTATAATGATTTCTGAAATACTGATTTGGATATCCTCTCTTCGGTAAATTGTATTTATTTGATTGAACATTCCAAGAATATAATTACTGACATCCTGTGGGTTTTTATTGAATTTTAAATATAAATCATAATCTGCCCGAATGCTTATAGCGACTCTTTTACAGCTTTCCTTTGCTCTGGAAGTAAAAAGACCTTTGTCTTCAATGAAATGCCTGATATCATCTGTATTGCATGTGGCTATTATTTCATGTTCATTTTCAAGGTTGGCTTTAGTAATATTTGTGAAAAATTTGTTTTTGTTTGAATTTCCTGGCGTGATGCAAAAACTATTGAATCCATCTACTTGAATGTGCCCTGTTATAATTCCTTTGCTAAGACTTACACTTACCATGGATTGCAGGTTGTTGTTTATTATTCCTTTTAAATGAATGCCCTTATCTAAATTTATTTCCTTTAAATTTTCTTGATCTAAAAGATAAAATTTGAAATCGGGTTCAAAAAAATCGTAAGCAGTAAAATATATTTTCTGCACGCCTAATTCTGGCAGATAAATGTCTGTTTGAACCAGTTTGTTGTTGGACTTCAACCAATTTTCATAGAAACTTACGCTGGTTTCTAAAGAGGCTTGGTTTTTATGGGCTTGGAGGGAAATTGCTTTTTTATCAAACAAAGTTTTTCGTTCAATGTCACAGGATGCTTTTAATTCAATTAAAGAGAATGGATCTAATTTATATTGTGCGTTTGCTGAAGTCGCCAGAAGTAATATTGCGTATATTGCTATTTTTCGAAGGAAAGTTAACCGTGAGGAAAAATATACTCTAAAATTCATGGGATCTGATTTTAAAAACTCGTTAATTAGTTAAATACACATTATATATTTTAATAATATGTTACTCACTGAACAAGAATTATGCCAAACATTAAAACTGCGTTTGAGTGGATTATATAATAATTGTGAATTAGGGTTATTGCAAGATTATATACTTAAATCAGAGTGGTTTAAAATATATAATTCTGGAATTTGTAAGAATGTAAGTAAGGAATTGCCTACGTTTAAACAAATTGTCGATGATCTGGCCTCTATGGTTCCAGTACAATATGCCATTCACGAATCTGATTTTATGGGATTGGTTTTATATGTTGATTCATCAGTTCTAATTCCACGTCCGGAAACCGAAGAATTAACTGCTTGGGTTTCTCAAAAAGGAGGAAATAATTCAACTTTAAAAGTTTTAGATGTAGGTTGCGGATCAGGGTGCATATCTATTTACTTAAAGAAAAAGCATGTGCATTGGAAGGTGACGGCCTTGGATGTATCCGCATTGGCTCTCCAGGTGGCTAAAGAGAATGCAACAAGAGTTGGTGTTACCATTGATTTTATACAACTTGATTTCTTAAAGGAGGGAGATTTGATTTTGGATTCATTTGATATTATTGTTTCAAACCCACCGTATATAAGTAAAGAAGAATCCAATGTAATGTCTACGAATACACTTGCCTATGAGCCTGAAATTGCTCTTTTCCCAATAGGAGATGATCCACTAATTTTTTATAAAGAAATAGCTCTTTTTGGAAAATCACACCTTAAGCCTGAAGGTGAAATTTATTGCGAATTAAATGAATTCCTTGTTTTGGAGATCCATGAAATATTTAGATTAAATGGGTATCGGTCGATTGAAATCCGAAACGATATGCAAGGAAAATCAAGGATGTTAAAAGCCAGAATGGCCTAATGTCCTGTAACGATAATTTTAATAGTCCTTTTAGATGTCGCCAGAAAATAGACCCCATTTTGGATTTGATCCCAATGGTTATAAATATTTTCTATGGAATAGTGGATCATTTGTCCATCAATAGAATACATTTTACCGGTAGTGAAATTATCTAAATATTCCTTTAATTGGTGTTTGTCAAAAATAAATTCATTTCTGCCAACTTTAGAAGAGATTGTTTTAAAGCCGGTAGGAAGGCGGAAGTCTGCATTCATTTTGAAAACTCCTCTGCCGTGGGTAAAAGCCAATATTTTATTTTCAGTATTTAAATATAGTAGATCATAAACTTGAACGACATCGAAATCTGAATCCGTATAATTTATCCAGGTTTTTCCGCCATTATCGCTGGCAAATAGACCCAGGTCACAACCGGCAAATATAATATCTGGATTTTGCATATTGTATGCAACGGTATGAAATGGAACGTCTGGTAAACCATTGCCGATTGCTTTCCAATGGATGCCAAAATCTTGACTTACATACAGATGTTCATTTCCAAATCCACCAAGACTTACAAGCATCATAGAATCACTTTTTGGATGAAATGCAATATCGGTGACAATTCTGTTTGGCAGTAAATTGGAAATTTCTTTGGAGGTTTTTCCTTCATCAACACTTAGGAATAATCTTGCAGTTTGCGATGGATCTGGCATAGTCGAAAATGCAAGTACTGATTTATTGCGACGGGATAGTTCAATTGAGTTGATGGGCGCTGAAGTAGGGTTGCTCGAAAGAGAATTCCATTCTTTCCCATTGTCAACAGACTTTATCAATTGCCTGGACCCGCCAAATATTAAATTCTCATCCAAAGGGCTCATTTTTAATGGGCTGATAAAGCAGCTTAAAGGGTCAGGTTTAAGTACTTCTATCCAGGTTTTGCCATAATCAGTAGATCTGTATAGATTTAAGTTTTGCGCCAGACAAATCATATTCTTTGGATCTGAGTGATTGATTGTGCAATAGGCGCCATCCCCAATGGAAACCAATTTCCATATACCGGATGGATCAAATAATGCACAATTATTGTCCTGAAGACCTCCAAGAATTATTTTTTCACTTTTCTGATCAACCACTCCTGAATAAAACTGAGTAGTCAATAATCCATCATTACATGCATAAAAGTTTGTGCCAAAATCATCAGACCTAAACACGCCACCATCTGTTGCAAAATATAGTTTGGATGGATCTAAGGGGTTTGATACTATGTCATGAAAATCAGCATGGACTTTAATTTTATTTAATGTATAACGGTTGAATTGATTTCCATTGCCCAAACTATCTATGAACAAATCAACACCCCCCGCAATAATTTTACTGGAGTCATTATCCTTAATTTTTAAACCACGGGCATACCAACTTTGATACGTGCCAATGTCCGGAACTGTACTGTAGAAATAATTTGAAAATCCATCTCTAGATCTAAGCCATTGGACAGTTTGAAACTGATCTGACAGTAATGCGTACTGCCTCTGAGGGTTCTTTTGGTAATTTGCCAGCATTATCCTGCCTCTCAAATGGTCAAATTGTGGTAAATTCATTTTAGACCAATTAGCGCCACCGTCAATACTTGTGAATATTCCAAAATCGTCTGCATCTATTCCGCCTACGCCAACAGTTAAATATTCAGGAGAAATTGGATTCATGATCATCTCTACAGACATTTTCTTGTCCAGTATCAACTCCCAGTTAGTCCCTTTATCCTTTGATTTTAAAATTCCTTTGGTGGTTGCAGCATAAACAATATCAGGATTTTTGGGATCTATTAAAATCCGCCAAACACCATGGTATTCTTCCTTTTTCCAGTCAAGTGATTTGTGCCAACTTAGACCCCCATTTGTGGATTTCAAAATTCCAATTCCCCAGGATCCTCTTAATGTTCTCACATACTTTCCGCCATCAGTCCCCTGATAATTATAAATTTCACCTGTTCCAATGTAAAGAATTTTTGGGTCTGTGGGATGGATCGCAATACTGGTAACGCCAAGCGCCGGAAATCCAGTTTTAACGGGAGTCCATGCTTGAGGACCTTTCCCCCCTGAGGTAGATTTCCACAATCCAGCTCCAGCTGTTCCGACCCATACCTGGTTGGTATCCACCGGATTAATAGCCAGAGTTAGGCATCTTCCCGCAATTTTATTGGGTCCGAGACTTTCCCATCTATTTTCATTGCGAAAGATTAGATCAGGTTTTGGCAAATGCTCCATGCTTTGAAAAGCATTTGAATATAAATTAGCAGGAAAAAATTGGTAGGGGAATGTCCTCTTAAGGTTTTCAAACTCCAGAGCTTTATAAACGCCTGCATGTTTTTGTGGGTTTGATATTTCCTTTTTTGTGCAAGTATTTAGAAAAATAAAGGATAAGGAAAAGAATGTAATGAATAGGATCAATCTCATGGTCATCCCCCTGTTCTCTTGGTGTTTTTAAAACCCTTTTGGATAAGTATTTCAATAATTTTTTTTACATGATCTCCCTGTATTAATATTTCACCATCTTTTACACTACCACCGACTCCACATTTTTGCTTTATAAATTTTGCAAGTTCTTCCAATTTGTCATCTGATAACAATAGACCCATAATTTTGGAAACTGCTTTTCCTCCTCTGTGTTTGGTCTCCAATTGAACCCTCACGATTTGTGTGCTTAATGAAATTTGATCTGTGGATTCTTCTGCTTTTTCTTGACTACTTGAGTCATGAGTGGAATATATCAGTCCAAGATCTGAGAGATTGTTGAATTTCTTTACCATGGTTAGATTCTTTGCCCTTTTAAGGCCTCTTGAATAGTATTGTCCATTGCCTGGTGAGCAAGAGGCGTGGTAACTTCCTTTAATTTTTCCATCTCAAGCTGAATGCTTTCTTTTGTTTGCAAACTAATTTGTTTTTTAAGATCAAAGCAAATATTTTTAATTTCCATATCTTTTATAGGAGATATCCAGGACTGATGATTTTTTAGAAATTTTTCAGTGTGCAAGATCAATATTTCAGCTTCATTAATCAAATCAACTAAGGATTTTTTTTCTATGTCTGATGCAGCATGTAAAATGGATTCAGAGAGCATCCTTGCCATTTCGTGCGGACTCAAAGAAAACTGAGATTTAATTTCAATTTCCTGCGCTTGGCCTGATCTTAATTCTTTGGCTTTAACTTTTAAAATGCCATCCACATCTACATGGAAACTTACTTCTATTTTTGGAATGCCTGTTGCCATTGGGGGTATCTTGTCCAGGATAAATTCACCGAGCAAACGATTATGTTCCACTAAATCCCTTTCACCCTGATATACTGCAATTTTAAGTTTAACCTGCCCATCTTTCGAAGTAGTATAGTTTCTCGCCTGATTTATAGGTAGTTTTGAATTTCTAGGGATGATTACGTCCATAAGTCCACCTAATGTTTCAATACCTAAAGAGAGCGGATTTACATCCAGTAAAAGTAAGTCTTTTCTGTTTCCACTGAGGATATCAGCCTGAATAGCTGCGCCAAGACATACCGCTTCATCCGGATTCAAATTGTCGTTGGGCATAATTTTAAAAAAATCACGAACTGCAGATTTGATTACTTTCATCCTTGTGGAACCGCCCACCAAAAGCACTTCATCAAGTTCTGTTAAAGCAAGTCCACTGTCTTTAAGGGCAAGTGAGCAGCAATCTAAAGTTTTTTTAACTAAGGGTTTTGTAAGTTCCTCAAACTCACTTTGAGAGATGTGAAGTTTTATTCCATTCCATTCTGTAGTGTGGGATTTGTTTTCATTTAGATACATTTTTGCCTTTTCAGCGAGAATTCTCAATTTGTTTTTATGGGCAAAATCTTTAGGCGATTCAATACTATATTTTTTTGACCAAAATTCCACAATAGCCTGATCAAAATCATCTCCACCTAAAAATGTGTCTCCTCTGGTGGATAAGACATCAAATACCCCATCCTCAATTCTGAGTATAGAAACATCAAATGTTCCACCTCCCAAATCATATACAGCTATTTTTTTGGATTCTTCCCGGTTCAGACCTATTCCAAATGCTAAACTTGCAGCAGTGGGTTCATTTACAATTCTTAGAACATCAAGTCCAGCAAGTCTTCCGGCATCTCTAGTAGCTTGTCGTTGGTTGTCGTTGAAATATGCGGGTACCGTTATTACTGCTTTCTCAATTTTAGCCCCTGTACTTTTTTCCGCTTCTTCTTTCAAATATTTTAGAATCATTGCTGAAAGCTCAATCGGAGTGTAGTATTTATCCTTGATTTTTACTCTAATCAATTCATCTGAGCTGTCTTCGCTCAGGTGATATCCAAAGTGTTGTTTTTGATTCTTAAGGTCATTCAAAGACTTGCCCATCAACCTCTTAACTGAATATATAGTGGATTCCGGGTCCAGACTTAGTTGCTTCTTTGCGCCTTGCCCAACAGTAATTTTTCCATTAGAGTTAAGGTGAATTATGGAAGGGACAAAAAGGTCGTTTTGGTCTTTGTCTTTAATTATCAATGGGTTGCCATCTTTAATCAGGGAAATAAGGCTGTTGGTAGTGCCAAGATCAATTCCAACAATGATCTCCTCATTTTTCTTTATAGCGCCTGTCTTGAAGTTAATTGCAATTTTCCCCATGATTTCTTATAAACCAAATCTTAATTAATGTGTTTAAGTGAGCATATGTTGAGCATAAGCAAGAATAAACAAACCATTTTATTTATTGTTTTGGCAGGTTTGTTCATTACAAATGCAATTTTAGCAGAGTTTATTGGAGTTAAAATCTTTTCTCTAGAAAAATCACTTGGTTTTACACCGCTAAATTTCTCATTATTGGGCATTGAAAATTTGGCTTTTAATCTAACAGCCGGAGTTCTCTTATGGCCTGTTGTTTTTATATTGACCGATATAATTAATGAATATTTTGGGCCCAGAGGGGTCAGATTCTTATCTTATCTTGCTTCCGCATTAATAGTTTATGCATTTATAGTTGTTTTTTTTGCTGTCAGACTTCAACCAGCAGATTTTTGGCCAACATCACATATTACTGGTAATAACCCATCACTTGGATCCGAAGTAGGTAATCTTAACACAGCTTATAGCCTTATTTTTGGTCAAGGTTTATGGATCATCCTAGGTTCTCTTATTGCGTTTATTTTTGGACAGATTTTAGATGTTTATGTTTTTCACAAAATAAAAGAAAAAACAGGGGAAAATGGAATTTGGCTTAGATCTACGGGGTCAACAATAATCTCCCAATTCATTGACAGTTATATTGTTTTGTTTATTGCGTTTTATTTTGGAGCAGGTTGGTCTCTCAGGCAAGTTTTAGCAATTGGGACAGTCAACTACATTTATAAATTTCTTGTTGCTGTAATTATTACGCCTCTAATATATATAATTCATCATTGGATTGAAAAATTTCTGGGAAAAGAGTTAGCATCAAAGTTAAAACTTGAAGCCATGAACAGACAAAATTCTTAATTATCTCAATTATGGCAAAGCAGATCAGTAATACCATCTTAATGGTTAGACCAACTCATTTTGGTTATAATCAGGAGACAGCTTCCAGTAACAAGTTTCAAAAAAAACAAGAGAAACAAGATGCAAAAGACATCAAGCAAAAAGCCTGTGATGAATTTGATCAAATGGTATCAGATTTAAGATCTAAAGGTGTCCAGGTATTGGTTTTTATAGATTCTGAAGATATTTTAAAACCCGATGCTGTTTTTCCGAACAATTGGATCAGCATGCATGAGGATGGAACCTTGATAACATATCCCATGTTTGCGCCGATCAGAAGAAAAGAGAGAAGTGAAAGCATAATTGAATCTTTGATCAAAGATTTTGATGTCAGAAAGCGCTTGTCCCTAGAATTATTTGAAAGTAAAGATTTGTTTTTGGAAGGGACCGGTAGCATAATATTTGACCATGAGCATAAACTTGCTTATGCTTGTCAAAGTGTTAGGACATCCATTGAAGTATTGCAAAAACTTTGTTTGATAATCAATTACAAACCCATACTGTTTAATGCTTATGACGCCTCAGGCTACCCTATATATCATACGAATGTTTTAATGGCTTTAGGTATTGATTTTGTAGTTATTTGCATGGATGCCGTGGAGGAAGGAAGCAGGCAAAGATTAGAAGAACAATTTAAAGAAACGAGAAAGGAGGTTATAGACATTTCTTTTAAGCAAATGGAGTCTTTTGCTGGAAATATGCTTCAGGTTGAAATGGAAAATCATAAACCATTGCTGGTAATGTCAAAATCAGCATATGATTCTTTAAATGTAGATCAACTCAAAAAAATTAACGCCAAAACAGAAATTTTATCAGTAGCAATTCCCACTATAGAGCAAATTGGTGGTGGAAGTGCACGCTGTATGATGGCAGAAGTATTTTTGCCACCAAAAGGCACAAATTAATTTTAAAATCTGCTTGCAATAAATAATTGAAATTTTATTTTCCTATTTTATTTTTATTTATTGCGGAATGGTCTAATTTACCTAGTAATAATATATTTTCAATCAATTATTTTTTTGGAATAATTCTAGATATTCGGTTTGAGTATTTTTAATAAAATTTCAATCGTACGATCCAATTCTTCTATAGTGTTCAATTGTGAAAATGAAAATCGAACTGTTTTTCCTTTTGCATTTGGGCGGATGTAATTAAGAACATGTGAAGACTTTTCGGTTCCTGATGAACAAGCAGATCCACCGGAAGCTGAAATTCCATTTATATCGAGATTCATTAAGAGCCATTCAATTCCTTTTTGTTCTGGAAAATTGACGCTCAATATTTTTGGATTGAATTCTATTTCGGGTGTATTAAAGGATTCCGAGATTCCATTTTTGTTCAATCCTGATTTTAAATAATTGTTTAGTAGGGTAAGGTGATTCATTTTTTGTTCAAAAGATTCGGTAGTAATTTGGAGTGCTTTTGCCATAGCAGCAATACCAATAATATTTTCAGTTCCTGACCTCATATTTCTTTCCTGACTACCACCATAAATGAATGGTTTGATAAGTGTAGGTTCCTTAATATAAACAAATCCGATGCCTTTGGGTCCATGAAATTTATGGCCTGATCCTGTTGCAAAATCAATATCTAATTCGGTTACATTTAAGGGAACACTTCCAATGGATTGAACTGTGTCTGAATGATAGTATGCGTTGTATTTCTTACAAATCTCTGATATCGATTTGATTGGTGTAATGCTTCCAAGTTCATTGTGCGTATGTATTAAACTCACAAGAGAGGGGGCTTCACTTTGTTGTAATATGAATTCTAGTTCATTGAGGTCGATTCTGCCAAATTGATCAGGACTAAGATATTTTAATTGTATTTCTCCTTGTTGAGCATATTCCTTGCATGAGTACAGGACACATGGATGCTCTATTGGCGAACTGATGATGGTTTTTACATTTAGATTTCTTACGGCGGCTTGGATTATCATATTGGACGATTCCGTGCCACATGAAGTAAAAAATACTTGAGAAGGAGAGGTTTCCAAAAAATTACTCAAAATCTTTCTGCTCTCTTCAATTAAACTTTTAGCAGCAGCACCCTCTTTGTAGATGGCGGAAGGATTTCCAAAAATATTTTTAGATGTTTGAGTAATACATTCAATTACTTCAGGAAGCAATGGGGTAGTAGCCGCATTGTCGAGGTAAATCCTTTGATTCATAAAAATTATTAATTGTATTGTTCTATTTTAATTTTGATATTGTCTACCAGGTTTTTAGCAAGCATCTCCGATTTTGCTTCGCTGTAAATTCTGATTATAGGTTCAGTGTTTGACTTTCTAAGGTGAATCCAGGAATCCTCGAAATCAATTTTTAAACCATCGACCATATTTATCCGGGCCTGATTGTACTCATCTGATAGATATTTTAGCAAAGCTTCAAAATTAATTGTAGGATCAATTTTAATTTTATCTTTATACATAAAGTACATTGGATATTGAGCTTTTAATTCAGCCAGATTCTTGTTTTTTGTAGCCATATTTGCCAAAACAATGGCTATTCCTATTAACGAGTCTCTTCCATAATGTAAATCAGGTAAAATAATGCCACCGTTTCCTTCTCCTCCAATTGTGGCGCCTACTTCTTTCATTTTATTGACCACATGGACTTCTCCAACTGCCGATGAAAAGTGTTTGCCACCTTTTTGCAAAGTCAGATCAGCAAGAGCTCGCGATGAAGATAGGTTTGAAACAGTGTTTCCAGGTTTTACATCAAGCAAATAATCTGCGCAACATATTAGCGTATATTCTTCTCCAAAATATTGACCTTGGTGATCTACCAATGCTAATCTGTCAACATCCGGATCAACCGCAATGCCTATATCTGCTTTGTTTTTTGTAGCATTTATTAATTCAGTCAAATGTTCTTCTAGAGGTTCAGGATTATGGCGAAAATTTCCATCAGGATGTGAATTTATTAATTCATAAGTACACCCAAGACTATCTAATAATACGGGTATAGCCAAAGAGCCGGTGGAGTTTATACAGTCTGCCACCACGTGATATTTTTTGGATTTGATTAGTGATATCGGTAAATATGGGATAGCCAAAATGGAGTTTATGTGGTCTTCAATGCTGGTGTTATAAAAAGTTTTTTGTCCAATGCAGTCAATGTTTGCATAAACCAAACCCTCCAGATTGCTTAATTCTATGATTTGATGACCTTCTTCAGCTGAAATAAACTCTCCTTTCTCATTTAACAGTTTTAAAGCATTCCATTCCCGCGGATTATGGCTTGCCGTAAGTATAATTCCTCCAGCCGCCCTTAAATTTATTACGGCCATTTCAATGCTTGGGGTAGTCGAAAGTCCAGCATCGATAATATCAATGCCAAGGCTTTGGAGACTTGCCTCAACTAACTTAGATACCATTTCTCCGGAGACCCTGGCATCCCTTCCTATCACCACTTTAGGTTTTAAATTTCTCTTTAAAATTAACCTGCCAAAGGCCAAAGAAAATTTCACAATATCTTCAGTACTAAGGTTTTCTCCTTTTATTCCTCCAATGGTTCCCCGAATGCCAGAGACAGAGACTATAAGACTCATCTTTAAATTGATTTAGCTGACAAAAGTATTAATTTAGCGGCTTATTCATTAGATATAATTGCAAATCAAGACGAATGAAGGAATGGTTTTCAGAGTGGTTCAATACATCATATTACCATCTACTGTATAAGCAACGTGATGAACAGGAAGCCTCGGACTTTGTCAAAAATATGATTGATCTGCTGCCTACATATGATCATGCTAAAATTTTGGATGTAGCATGCGGTACAGGCAGACATGCTTTGTCTTTGAGTGAGTACGGTTATGATGTAACCGGATTTGATTTATCTTTGTCCAGCATATTGAAAGCTAAGGAATTTGAAAGCGAAAATCTCAATTTTTATCATCATGATATGCGAAGGGTTTTTCGGATAAATTATTTTGATATTGTTTTAAATTTATTTACCAGTTTTGGATA encodes the following:
- a CDS encoding cytidine deaminase, translating into MIIKNCTINFEVVSHGSKLNEEDFQLLESALYATETSYAPYSNYFVGAAIRLENISEIILGSNQENASYPCGICAERTAIHQANVRYPNHIISTVAVVVKNETKYTPSPCGYCRQVLAEQEIRNKKPIRLILGHPNRLCHIFSNCTDLLPLAFQPNHLDHHL
- a CDS encoding T9SS type A sorting domain-containing protein gives rise to the protein MNFRVYFSSRLTFLRKIAIYAILLLATSANAQYKLDPFSLIELKASCDIERKTLFDKKAISLQAHKNQASLETSVSFYENWLKSNNKLVQTDIYLPELGVQKIYFTAYDFFEPDFKFYLLDQENLKEINLDKGIHLKGIINNNLQSMVSVSLSKGIITGHIQVDGFNSFCITPGNSNKNKFFTNITKANLENEHEIIATCNTDDIRHFIEDKGLFTSRAKESCKRVAISIRADYDLYLKFNKNPQDVSNYILGMFNQINTIYRREDIQISISEIIIHTSPDGFPHTTATEELDHLRLKYKTYNGNISLCLSGATRNGKAALGGIAYINSLCQKNYSYAYVNVNGSYSGIPNFSFDVYSAAHEIGHVLGSRHTHACVWGPNKNQPIDNCAKVEGTCLAGQKPTKGTLMSYCYLAGQPGIDLSLGLGKEPGDLIRSKIAASACLNTYTPKTRSVLKANQHITANFECNDGIYSNYYYDNNTIDENDDVLIMSIQTNGQNIGSILDGTLKISEHTTEKYGAQKAAKITADYTDKQNEHFAIHKYWEVYSSKILSQPVRVKVYLNNLDFEEVQGSIPGYTKEQLKLFTIKSPGNPNPESNHALTSKNEYKEFKNSISLSQNTYILSSITQNESSAEFETIELSAVGFGAQKLSSGTQSETQFTSLKIRKTGSLQNVSWTTVSEKNSKYFIVLKSLNGIKFDSIGTVSASGQSSSNKNYSFNDSNSSPNEVYYRITSMHHDGFKSESPIASLSSSYSALNKLSLYPNPLGAGDLNVEFTINNPIIKTASFRILDPAFNQIENITISVNQGKNLIQLPSTKMKSGFYYIQMIHTTETVTQKIVVKKS
- the prmC gene encoding peptide chain release factor N(5)-glutamine methyltransferase, whose amino-acid sequence is MSGLYNNCELGLLQDYILKSEWFKIYNSGICKNVSKELPTFKQIVDDLASMVPVQYAIHESDFMGLVLYVDSSVLIPRPETEELTAWVSQKGGNNSTLKVLDVGCGSGCISIYLKKKHVHWKVTALDVSALALQVAKENATRVGVTIDFIQLDFLKEGDLILDSFDIIVSNPPYISKEESNVMSTNTLAYEPEIALFPIGDDPLIFYKEIALFGKSHLKPEGEIYCELNEFLVLEIHEIFRLNGYRSIEIRNDMQGKSRMLKARMA
- a CDS encoding translation initiation factor, which codes for MVKKFNNLSDLGLIYSTHDSSSQEKAEESTDQISLSTQIVRVQLETKHRGGKAVSKIMGLLLSDDKLEELAKFIKQKCGVGGSVKDGEILIQGDHVKKIIEILIQKGFKNTKRTGG
- the hscA gene encoding Fe-S protein assembly chaperone HscA, whose amino-acid sequence is MGKIAINFKTGAIKKNEEIIVGIDLGTTNSLISLIKDGNPLIIKDKDQNDLFVPSIIHLNSNGKITVGQGAKKQLSLDPESTIYSVKRLMGKSLNDLKNQKQHFGYHLSEDSSDELIRVKIKDKYYTPIELSAMILKYLKEEAEKSTGAKIEKAVITVPAYFNDNQRQATRDAGRLAGLDVLRIVNEPTAASLAFGIGLNREESKKIAVYDLGGGTFDVSILRIEDGVFDVLSTRGDTFLGGDDFDQAIVEFWSKKYSIESPKDFAHKNKLRILAEKAKMYLNENKSHTTEWNGIKLHISQSEFEELTKPLVKKTLDCCSLALKDSGLALTELDEVLLVGGSTRMKVIKSAVRDFFKIMPNDNLNPDEAVCLGAAIQADILSGNRKDLLLLDVNPLSLGIETLGGLMDVIIPRNSKLPINQARNYTTSKDGQVKLKIAVYQGERDLVEHNRLLGEFILDKIPPMATGIPKIEVSFHVDVDGILKVKAKELRSGQAQEIEIKSQFSLSPHEMARMLSESILHAASDIEKKSLVDLINEAEILILHTEKFLKNHQSWISPIKDMEIKNICFDLKKQISLQTKESIQLEMEKLKEVTTPLAHQAMDNTIQEALKGQRI
- a CDS encoding queuosine precursor transporter, encoding MLSISKNKQTILFIVLAGLFITNAILAEFIGVKIFSLEKSLGFTPLNFSLLGIENLAFNLTAGVLLWPVVFILTDIINEYFGPRGVRFLSYLASALIVYAFIVVFFAVRLQPADFWPTSHITGNNPSLGSEVGNLNTAYSLIFGQGLWIILGSLIAFIFGQILDVYVFHKIKEKTGENGIWLRSTGSTIISQFIDSYIVLFIAFYFGAGWSLRQVLAIGTVNYIYKFLVAVIITPLIYIIHHWIEKFLGKELASKLKLEAMNRQNS